In Haliaeetus albicilla chromosome 12, bHalAlb1.1, whole genome shotgun sequence, a genomic segment contains:
- the LOC104314270 gene encoding myosin heavy chain, skeletal muscle, adult-like gives MASSDSEMAVFGEAAPYLRKSEKERIEAQNKPFDAKTSVFVAHPKESFVKGTIQSRESGKVTVKTEGGETLTVKEDQVFSMNPPKYDKIEDMAMMTHLHEPAVLYNLKERYAAWMIYTYSGLFCVTVNPYKWLPVYNPEVVLAYRGKKRQEAPPHIFSISDNAYQFMLTDRENQSILITGESGAGKTVNTKRVIQYFATIAASGEKKKEEQQQSGKMQGTLEDQIISANPLLEAFGNAKTVRNDNSSRFGKFIRIHFGATGKLASADIETYLLEKSRVTFQLKAERSYHIFYQITSNKKPELIDMLLITTNPYDFHFVSQGEITVPSIDDKEELMATDSAIDILGFTADEKTAIYKLTGAVMHYGNLKFKQKQREEQAEPDGTEVADKAAYLMGLNSADLLKALCYPRVKVGNEYVTKGQTVQQVNNAVGALAKAVYEKMFLWMVIRINQQLDTKQPRQYFIGVLDIAGFEIFDFNSFEQLCINFTNEKLQQFFNHHMFVLEQEEYKKEGIEWTFIDFGMDLAACIELIEKPMGIFSILEEECMFPKATDTSFKNKLYDQHLGKSSNFQKPKPVKGKAEAHFALVHYAGTVDYNISGWLEKNKDPLNETVIGLYQKSSVKTLALLFASYGGADAEAGGKKGGKKKGSSFQTVSALFRENLNKLMTNLRSTHPHFVRCIIPNETKTPGAMEHELVLHQLRCNGVLEGIRICRKGFPSRVLYADFKQRYKVLNASAIPEGQFIDSKKASEKLLGSIDVDHTQYKFGHTKVFFKAGLLGLLEEMRDEKLAQLITRTQAMCRGFLMRVEYRRMVERRESIFCIQYNIRAFMNVKHWPWMKLFFKIKPLLKSAESEKEMANMKEEFEKTKEELAKSEAKRKELEEKMVKLVQEKNDLQLQVQAEADSLADAEERCDQLIKTKIQLEAKVKEVTERAEDEEEINAELTAKKRKLEDECSELKKDIDDLELTLAKVEKEKHATENKVKNLTEEMAALDETIAKLTKEKKALQEAHQQTLDDLQAEEDKVNTLTKAKTKLEQQVDDLEGSLEQEKKLRMDLERAKRKLEGDLKLAHDSIMDLENDKQQLDEKLKKKDFEISQIQSKIEDEQLLGMQLQKKIKELQARIEELEEEIEAERTSRAKAEKHRADLSRELEEISERLEEAGGATAAQVEMNKKREAEFQKMRRDLEEATLQHEATAAALRKKHADSTAELGEQIDNLQRVKQKLEKEKSELKMEIDDLASNMESVSKAKANLEKMCRTLEDQLSEIKTKEEEHQRMINDLNTQRARLQTEAGEYSRQVEEKDALISQLSRGKQAFTQQIEELKRHLEEEIKAKSALAHALQSARHDCDLLREQYEEEQEAKGELQRALSKANTEVAQWRTKYETDAIQRTEELEEAKKKLAQRLQDAEEHVEAVNAKCASLEKTKQRLQNEVEDLMIDVERANAACAALDKKQKNFDKILAEWKQKYEETQAELEASQKESRSLSTELFKMKNAYEESLDHLETLKRENKNLQQEIADLTEQIAEGGKAIHELEKVKKQIEQEKSEIQAALEEAEASLEHEEGKILRLQLELNQVKSEIDRKIAEKDEEIDQMKRNHLRIVESLQSSLDAEIRSRNEALRLKKKMEGDLNEMEIQLSHANRVAAEAQKNLRNTQAVLKDTQIHLDDALRTQEDLKEQVAMVERRANLLQAEIEELRAALEQTERSRKVAEQELLDATERVQLLHTQNTSLINTKKKLETDIAQIQGEMEDTIQEARNAEEKAKKAITDAAMMAEELKKEQDTSAHLERMKKNLDQTVKDLQHRLDEAEQLALKGGKKQIQKLEARVRELEGEVDAEQKRSAEAVKGVRKYERRVKELTYQSEEDRKNILRLQDLVDKLQMKVKSYKRQAEEAEELSNVNLSKFRKIQHELEEAEERADIAESQVNKLRVKSREFHSKKIGEEE, from the exons ATGGCCTCTTCCGACTCTGAGATGGCCGTCTTTGGAGAGGCAGCTCCTTACCTCCGAAAGTCAGAAAAGGAGAGAATCGAGGCCCAGAACAAGCCTTTTGATGCCAAGACATCCGTCTTTGTGGCCCACCCTAAAGAATCCTTTGTGAAAGGCACAATCCAGAGCAGGGAATCAGGGAAGGTCACTGTCAAGACTGAAGGTGGAGAG ACTCTGACAGTGAAGGAAGATCAGGTCTTCTCCATGAACCCTCCCAAGTACGATAAAATTGAGGACATGGCCATGATGACCCACCTCCATGAACCCGCTGTGCTGTACAACCTCAAAGAGCGTTATGCAGCCTGGATGATCTAC ACCTACTCGGGTCTCTTCTGCGTCACTGTCAACCCCTACAAGTGGCTGCCGGTGTACAACCCGGAGGTGGTGTTGGCCTACCGAGGCAAGAAGCGCCAGGAGGCTCCTCCACACATCTTCTCCATCTCTGACAATGCCTATCAGTTCATGCTGACTG ATCGCGAGAACCAGTCGATCCTGATCAC CGGAGAATCTGGTGCAGGGAAAACTGTGAACACAAAGCGTGTCATCCAGTACTTTGCAACAATTGCAGcgagtggggagaaaaagaaggaggagcagcagcagtcagGCAAAATGCAG GGAACGCTCGAGGATCAAATCATCAGCGCCAACCCACTGTTGGAGGCCTTTGGAAATGCCAAGACCGTGAGGAACGACAACTCCTCACGCTTT GGCAAATTCATCAGAATTCACTTTGGAGCTACAGGCAAACTGGCTTCTGCTGACATTGAAACTT ATCTGCTGGAGAAGTCCAGAGTCACTTTCCAGCTCAAGGCAGAAAGAAGCTACCATATATTCTATCAGATCACCTCTAACAAGAAGCCAGAGCTAATTG ACATGCTCCTCATTACCACCAACCCTTATGATTTCCACTTTGTGAGTCAAGGTGAAATCACTGTTCCAAGCATTGATGACAAGGAGGAACTGATGGCTACAGAT AGTGCCATTGACATCCTGGGCTTCACTGCCGACGAAAAGACTGCCATCTACAAGCTGACAGGGGCTGTCATGCACTACGGGAACTTGAAGTTCAAGCAGAAACAAAGAGAGGAACAGGCAGAGCCTGATGGCACAGAAG TGGCTGACAAGGCTGCCTACCTGATGGGCCTTAACTCAGCTGACCTGCTCAAGGCACTGTGCTACCCCCGAGTCAAGGTGGGGAATGAATATGTGACCAAGGGTCAAACTGTGCAGCAG GTGAACAACGCAGTTGGTGCCTTGGCAAAAGCTGTCTATGAGAAGATGTTCTTGTGGATGGTTATTCGCATAAACCAACAGCTGGATACCAAGCAACCCAGACAGTACTTCATTGGTGTCCTGGACATTGCTGGCTTTGAGATCTTTGAC TTCAATAGCTTTGAGCAGCTGTGTATCAACTTCACCAATGAGAAACTGCAACAGTTCTTCAACCACCACATGTtcgtgctggagcaggaggagtACAAGAAGGAAGGAATTGAATGGACATTCATTGACTTTGGGATGGACCTGGCTGCCTGCATTGAGCTGATTGAGAAG CCCATGGGCATCTTCTCCATCCTGGAAGAGGAGTGCATGTTCCCCAAGGCAACTGACACCTCTTTCAAGAACAAGCTCTATGACCAGCACCTGGGCAAGTCCAGCAACTTCCAGAAGCCCAAGCCTGTCAAAGGCAAGGCTGAGGCCCACTTCGCCCTGGTGCACTATGCTGGTACAGTGGATTACAACATCTCTGGCTGGCTGGAGAAAAACAAGGACCCCCTGAATGAAACTGTCATTGGGTTGTACCAGAAATCATCTGTGAAGACATTGGCCTTACTCTTTGCCAGCTatggtggagcagatgcag AGGCTGGTGGcaaaaaaggagggaagaagaagggtTCTTCTTTCCAGACTGTGTCAGCTCTTTTCCGG GAGAACTTAAACAAGCTGATGACCAATCTACGGAGCACTCACCCCCATTTTGTCCGTTGCATCAtcccaaatgaaacaaaaacaccTG GTGCCATGGAGCATGAACTGGTACTTCACCAGCTGCGGTGTAACGGTGTGCTGGAAGGCATCAGAATTTGCAGGAAAGGTTTCCCCAGCAGAGTCCTCTATGCTGACTTTAAACAGAG ATACAAGGTGCTTAATGCCAGTGCTATCCCAGAGGGACAGTTCATTGATAGCAAGAAGGCTTCTGAGAAGCTTCTTGGGTCAATCGATGTGGACCACACCCAGTACAAATTTGGCCACACCAAG GTGTTCTTCAAAGCTGGGCTGCTGGGACTcctggaggagatgagggatgAGAAGCTGGCACAGCTCATCACCCGCACACAAGCCATGTGCAGGGGCTTCCTGATGAGAGTGGAGTACCGGAGAATGGTGGAGAGGAG GGAGTCCATCTTTTGCATCCAGTACAATATTCGTGCATTCATGAACGTCAAGCATTGGCCCTGGATGAAGCTGTTCTTCAAGATCAAGCCCTTGCTGAAGAGTGCAGAATCGGAGAAGGAGATGGCCAACATGAAGGAAGAGTTTGAGAAAACCAAGGAAGAGCTTGCAAAGTCTGAGGCAAagaggaaggagctggaggagaaaatggTGAAACTGGTGCAGGAGAAAAATGACCTGCAGCTCCAAGTCCAAGCA GAAGCAGATAGCTTGGCCGATGCTGAGGAAAGATGTGACCAGctcatcaaaaccaaaatccagCTGGAAGCCAAAGTTAAAGAGGTGACTGAAAGGGctgaggatgaggaagaaattaatgCTGAGCTGACAGCCAAGAAGAGGAAATTGGAGGATGAATGttcagagctgaagaaagatATTGACGATCTTGAGTTAACACTGGCCAAGgttgagaaggaaaaacatgcCACCGAAAACAAA GTGAAAAACCTCACAGAGGAGATGGCAGCCCTGGATGAGACCATTGCCAAGctaacaaaagagaagaaagcccTCCAAGAGGCCCATCAGCAGACACTGGATGACCTGCAGGCAGAAGAGGACAAAGTCAATACGCTGACCAAAGCTAAGAccaagctggagcagcaagTGGATGAT CTGGAAGGGTCCCTGGAGCAAGAGAAGAAACTGCGCATGGACCTTGAGAGAGCTAAGAGGAAACTCGAAGGAGACCTGAAGCTGGCCCATGACAGCATAATGGATTTGGAAAATGataagcagcagctggatgagaagctgaagaa GAAAGACTTTGAAATCAGCCAGATCCAGAGCAAAATTGAGGATGAGCAACTTCTGGGCATGCAATTACAGAAGAAGATCAAGGAGCTGCAG GCTCGTATTGAGGAACTGGAGGAGGAAATTGAGGCAGAGCGAACCTCTCGggcaaaagcagagaagcatCGGGCTGACCTCTCGAGGGAGCTAGAGGAGATCAGCGAGCGCCTGGAAGAAGCAGGAGGGGCTACCGCAGCTCAGGTTGAGATGAACAAGAAGCGTGAGGCAGAATTTCAGAAGATGCGCCGTGACCTCGAAGAGGCCACGCTGCAGCACGAAGCCACAGCTGCCGCCCTGCGGAAGAAGCACGCGGACAGCACAGCTGAGCTTGGGGAGCAGATCGACAACCTGCAGCGAGTGaagcagaagctggagaaggagaagagtgAGCTGAAGATGGAGATTGATGACTTGGCCAGTAACATGGAGTCTGTCTCCAAAGCCAAG GCAAACTTGGAGAAGATGTGTCGTACTCTGGAAGACCagttaagtgagattaagaCAAAAGAAGAGGAACATCAGCGCATGATCAATGACCTCAATACTCAAAGAGCTCGTCTGCAGACAGAAGCAG GTGAATATTCACGCcaggtggaagaaaaagatgCTTTGATATCTCAGCTATCCAGAGGCAAACAGGCATTTACTCAACAGATCGAGGAACTGAAGAGACAtttagaggaagaaataaag GCCAAGAGCGCTCTGGCCCACGCCTTGCAGTCCGCTCGCCATGACTGTGACTTGCTCCGGGAACAATatgaggaggagcaggaagcCAAGGGGGAGCTGCAGCGTGCCCTGTCCAAGGCCAACACTGAAGTGGCCCAGTGGAGAACCAAATATGAGACAGACGCTATTCAGCGCacggaggagctggaggaggccAA AAAGAAGCTGGCACAACGCCTGCAGGATGCAGAGGAACATGTCGAAGCTGTAAATGCCAAATGTGCCTCCCTGgaaaagacaaagcagaggCTGCAGAATGAAGTGGAGGACCTAATGATTGATGTGGAGCGAGCAAATGCTGCCTGCGCAGCTCTGGATAAGAAGCAGAAGAACTTTGACAAG ATCCTGGCAGAATGGAAGCAGAAGTACGAGGAAACGCAGGCTGAGCTGGAAGCCTCCCAGAAGGAGTCTCGGTCTCTCAGCACAGAGCTGTTTAAGATGAAGAATGCCTATGAGGAGTCCTTGGACCACCTGGAAACGCTGAAGCGTGAGAACAAGAACTTGCAGC AGGAGATTGCTGACCTCACGGAGCAGATTGCCGAGGGAGGAAAGGCGATTCATGAGCTGGAGAAAGTCAAGAAGCAGATTGAGCAGGAGAAATCTGAAATCCAGGCTGCCTTGGAGGAAGCTGAG GCCTCCCTAGAACATGAAGAGGGGAAGATCCTGCGCCTCCAGCTTGAGCTCAACCAGGTGAAGTCTGAGATTGACAGGAAGATAGCAGAGAAAGATGAGGAGATCGACCAGATGAAGAGAAACCACCTCAGAATCGTAGAGTCCTTACAGAGCAGCCTGGATGCTGAGATCAGGAGCAGGAATGAAGCCCTGCGTCTGAAGAAGAAGATGGAGGGAGACCTGAATGAAATGGAGATCCAGCTGAGCCATGCCAACCGCGTGGCTGCAGAGGCACAAAAGAACCTGAGAAACACACAGGCAGTGCTCAAG GATACCCAGATACACTTGGACGATGCTCTCAGGACACAGGAGGACCTGAAGGAGCAGGTGGCCATGGTGGAGCGCAGAGCAAACCTGTTGCAGGCTGAAATTGAGGAGCTACGGGCAGCCCTGGAGCAGACGGAGCGGTCGAGGAAAGTGGCTGAGCAGGAGCTTCTGGATGCCACTGAACGTGTGCAGCTTCTCCATACCCAG AACACCAGCTTGATCAACACCAAGAAGAAGCTGGAAACCGACATTGCCCAAATTCAGGGTGAAATGGAGGACACGATCCAGGAGGCCCGCAATGCTGAAGAGAAGGCCAAGAAGGCCATCACAGAT GCGGCCATGATggcagaagagctgaagaaggAGCAGGACACCAGCGCCCACCTGGAGAGGATGAAGAAGAACCTGGACCAGACGGTGAAGGACCTGCAGCACCGTCTGGATGAAGCCGAGCAGTTGGCCCTGAAGGGAGGCAAGAAGCAAATCCAGAAGCTGGAGGCCAGA GTGCGGGAGCTGGAAGGGGAGGTTGATGCTGAGCAGAAGCGCAGCGCTGAAGCCGTGAAGGGTGTGCGCAAGTACGAGAGGAGGGTGAAGGAGCTGACCTACCAG TCTGAGGAAGACCGTAAGAATATTCTCAGGCTGCAGGATCTGGTGGACAAGCTGCAAATGAAGGTGAAATCCTACAAGAGACAAGCTGAGGAGGCT GAGGAGCTGTCCAATGTCAACCTCTCCAAGTTCCGAAAGATCCAGCACGAGCTGGAGGAAGCTGAGGAGCGGGCTGACATTGCAGAGTCACAGGTCAACAAGCTCCGAGTGAAGAGCCGGGAGTTTCACAGCAAGAAGATAGGGGAGGAAGAGTGA